The following DNA comes from Vespa crabro chromosome 25, iyVesCrab1.2, whole genome shotgun sequence.
TCCTGCACAAAATAAACAATCACCTAAATCATCATTGGGCAAACCGCAGTCTTTATTGTCGCCACAACAAAAGTTGTTAATGGCAAAGAGAAAAGCACAGGAGGCAGCAGGTTTGATTAAGCCAGGTGGACGTGGCATATTAGCTGGTAATCGTGCGTCGGCTGGACGTGGTAAGGCTAAAGCTGTCGAATCGCCAACAGTTATTGCTCCAGGTAACAAACCTAAAGAAAGTAAATTAGCAGAAGGGGACGGACTTCATATGGAATTTCACGAAGTTGGTTCCGAGGAAAGCAGTAGCGAAGGTGAACCAGAACTTCCTCCACCCGAGGCAGAAACAATTACAGCTGCTGAACCTGATAGCCCGCCACGACCATTTACTTTGTGCCCGTTAACCGGACGTATAATCGGACCCGATGGTGAACCGGTTGAACAGCCTGCAGAAGCTGAAAGTGAACCAACACCTTCAACAACTTTACCAAATGTTAAAACCGTAACAACTCCATCGGAAAGCACAGACACCGTTGCAACAACAACTACTGCTGAATTAGTGTTACCTTCTCTTGATTCCCTTACAGAAGGTGGTGGTATTATGAGAGTAGAAATGAGTCCAGGAGGAACAACAGGTACTATTGTTCAGACTAGCGAACCAGCACAAATTCATTTACCAAATGAAGCAGTATCTGCTCCAGATCTTCCTTGTTTAGATGATACAACAACAAATACAGTAACACCATCAACCACAACTGTATCAACATCTTTAACAGAGACACCAGTAAGTGAATCTACCAATACAACAGGAGTAACATCGGCCGCAGTAACATCAACTACAACTATATCGGTTGCATCTACTGATGTAAATAAGCCAGATGAAAAAATgccagaagaaagaaaagtaacagAAGACACATCTaatttagtaacaataacaggaGAAGATGGTGTAGTATATCAAGTAACTGGACAAGCTGATGATGGTCAAACCTTATTAGTAACGCGAGGAGCGGATGGTGAACAACAATGTGTATATGTTACTACCGAACAACAAGGAGATGAAGGATCTGTTTTAACATTGGACCATGCTGTTGCCGAGGCTGTCGCACAATTAATACCAGATCAAGTCAATCTTACGTCACAGTTCTATGTAAAGGAAGGTGACGCAGAGCCTACCGAAAATCCAATGGTAATGTCTATAATGGACAATACGAATGCTACGGATGTTACCGGAAGTCAAGAGGATAGTGATGGGCAAGCACAAGTCGTGGCACAAGTTGTACAGGCAGAAGAACCAACACCAGgtaatagataattttttttttttttttttgagacaatcgttttaatataatttatatgttttaatatatttttattataattaggtGGGACTAGAAGAGTGGTATTACTTTTGCCAGATGGAAATTTAATGATGACTGAAGTTGACGAAGAACAATATGCTGCGCTTGAACTCGACAAATGAAGATTTGTATCGTTTAGACACATgtgaagagaaggaaaaaaaaaaaaagaaatgacaaacAAACCCTGtgtcgaatgaaatatttacacGAATCTTCTATGTTTAAGGGTGACCATGggttgtatatatgtaagaacGATTACTTCGTACAATTATaatggacaaaaaaaaacattaatattttccaGCTAAGCAAGTAAACATAGCtggtaaaattgtaaaaattcagTACCAGACATATTGAAGTTTAGACTTTATATTAACccaaaatattttagaaattcgTCATCTCTCCTAACTTCGAACAATCCCTCTggaattttaattcttatgaTTCATTTCCATTAtacaaatagtaataataatacaaagatAGTAATATCAGAACTTCGATATCATCAGTATACAGCTTTTGAAGTAAGTTGTACTTGTAGGATAGTGAGGTATAATCTGGGGTTTTATATTTTCCAAACAAGGCTTTAGTCAAaacattatctctctctctctctctctctttctctcactatctctcactctctctctctctctctctctcctcatccctctctctctctctctctctctctctctctctctgcataCAAAGTCCAGATGTATACATTTAGGGTGTCGTATAAAAGAGCATAATTCgatgtattatatttcaaagacATTGGTGCTCATTCTTTTTATGTACTACGAAATTGGTGTTTTTACCAAAACAATTATGCTTGAAGCTTGAACCTAGTTTGACTTTATTGATTCTTTCGTTAAGCATAAAAATATGAAGTTcatgaaatgattttttttttaattattattattattattattattattattatcattattattattattattattatcattattattattattattattattattattattattattattattatttaagctATATAGCTTACATTACACgatatatctttaaatatattttatttcttatcacaTACATTTCTAACACTCGTTGTGCTTCATGGACTATGTATGCttatttataacataaataagtGCACTCTCATAAGCAACATCTATAATTTCTGAAACTCTACAggatttaaaaatacaaagttGTTTAATGGAACTTTAACagagttttattattaagcctattcctttttttgaattatagGAGAGGATTATTtgctaacattaataaatagtaTAATACTTAGATCAGTAATCATGAAGTACATTAGGAATTATACAAGTgtatttgaatgaaaataattctgtAGGAAAATCTCAATAGCGGCCATGTCTtcagaattatattttatttttacaaatttcttgTTACTTCTTTTaaatacgcatacatatatgtatattatcgaatattaaatatatgtatccgtattatttaaaaattgaaaattaaaataaaagaaggaaataagaattttattacataaacaaatatatgcatatatatatatatatatatatatatatatatatatatatatatacacatatgtatatataattattgtgaaaatagaaatataacattactatatttatataacagtAATTGTGTAGCTTTATATCGATATGGCATAACGAAGAAACTTAATgtcaaaattttattgatattatcacaCAATGTTAAACTAGATTCAAGTGTAATACGTAGGCAtatcttcttatttataaaaaaaaaaaaagaaaaaagaaaaaaaaataagaaaatatttacttttcattacataaaaaaaaaaaaaaaaaaaaaaagaatatacattCTGGTTCACAACCcagaattgaaaaaatataaaatcctaGAATTTTACTTGCATAACACATTTGTACATACACGCTCATTTCTGATCCTTTATATGAAGATTGTTTCAAAtaaacaatactaacaactaattttttttgcaaatgtTTAGTACTCCTACTTTCCAATATAAGAATATgctagaaggaaaaaaaaattatgcaatAGAATACAATATACcaataatggtaatataaAACAGGAAGATTATAAATGTTGAatgttttcaatattataaaataataatgattaatataattatttctaggAAATTTCTAGACAGTCATTTGTTAATTGTCTCAAAAAATgtcatacattttataatgcTCTTAtctattctaatattattttaacttttgAATACATAAAGAGCAGTTAAGATGAATTCTAAATCATTATTGTTGCACTCTAAATATGTGCCATGCAAAAATAATACATGCTGGAAGATGTCACATAAGCGTAGAAGAAATCATTGTTCTGATTGCATCTTACATCGAATATCATTGCAATTATGGATTGTTAGTAatcatgtatttatatttaaatgcgTAACTCTGATATATCTTAATATCTAATTCCATAggataaattttatgaaaacgaGCTTGATGATGATAGTTCAGAgatcaaatttataaagaaaaaattaactaAAATAGATGAAAGATATGGATTTATGAAATTTCTTCCTTtgatgatagaaataaaaccaAGAATAACACAAAATCATGTAATAAAGAAATCTATATTAGAaaggtatattattttataacctGATCGCTtgaattttatcataataatagaaacattaTTTTAGAAGGCAACATCGTATGTGTTATGCGATATTTGATGGAACCAGAAAAAGTACATACAGGGCGGAATTATATAGATCCGTTTTAATAGCAAAACCAGATCATGCGTGTTTTCATaactttcaaaaaaatattttatacagagtacgtgtattatattaaattatcttcattatagttacaagtataattataaagatatgttatttttgtttgcagaagacaataatattaacaaatattagtaatacttCGACAAAATTTCAAATACAGCCTATATCTCGTCATTCTAAGTTTACAGTTagaattcaaaataaaaaattagaaacaaatattattgccCCGGGAATGCAactcaaattaattatttctttttataccgAAGATTTctacgagaaagaagaaattattactatatatgttCAACATGGAAGaccaattaatattaaattacaatGTATTAGAGATCCTCCTACATTGAAAAGTAAATactttattatgataataaatcatatttcattttgttagaacattatctaatatatttatatatttgtaggaATTATCATACCACATTTACTGTCTGCAGAATCcgagataaataatttatattcaactGAGAGTACTACGGTGTCTAGTTCATGTATAACTgaggtataatattataaatattattaatataatattttatatttctttataaaccTCAATGTgtataaaatcttattttcttttcttttttttcttttttttttttttcctttttttttcttttttagtattCAAATACTATCAGAgagtttaataaatattattctaacaAAAGATCATTAATGAATGTTGTTAACTCCGACATGCTTTTTGAATGTGGAAAATGTTTTGTTGGTGAACAGGTTGCCTTACaaattagatttaaaaatattggagCCGAtggaaaattcattttaataagtGAAATTGATTGGTACAGCATGTGTATagaagtaatttattttttttatatatattataacaatcatTTAGTaatcatgtatgtatatttgcaTGCCATATtccaaatatataatattaatctgatagaaaaataatctattatataaattataaattattatttcttgttatAGGATATcacagatataaatatactcaGTTTACAATGCTTTGCTGTATGGCCAGCATATTTTGTTTTGAAAACgcaagaagatatatatattcatacatatttctttcctGATTCATATGGAATGCatgtaatgaatataaaaatgtatattaaaaaatgtcttAACTAACATAATAGTAAAACTAAATCTTAactaacataataataaaaaattttcaggTTGATACATTCTACATAGTTACTGACAATTATTCTGTTAAATCCTTTGAATTAATCGGCGATGGTATTATGTATGAACCACAgacttttcaaattaatagCGTAAGTATGtactagaaaataatttatatattttaatcaatatttaatgtactctctaaaaaaaaaatataatttttagcaATCGGAAGGGACATATTTATCCTTGGCAAAAATTGATATGGAATCTGTTGTTCATTATGATCTAAATATACagagaaattttttacaaGAATTTGAAGTTATAActaagaaaatttcaataactAATACCAGgtaaaatatgttttaaatatttctaatattcttGTATCATTGTTATATCAGAATTAACTGATATATCtcttaaattatatgtatagtCAAATGTATATGTTTTTTCGTTGGGAAAAATGTTCAGTaaaagttaaagaaagaaatgaaatcgaGGATGAGATCGAAGGTGAAAACGACGATGAAAACTTTTTggattacttttatataatacctGAAAGTGgtattttttttgcttctgttgatttaaattttaacatagtaattACAATTCCATCAATTAATTTCCCTAATGGTCACATATATGGCCTTCTTCAGTATgtataaaaaacaattatatttatatatatcaagattatatatatcattaagtagacaattcaattaaattcttattattatatttttagattatATATTGAAGATATACCTCAAGCTGCTATATCAAAGAGCCATAAATTATGGACTATAGAAAGTCAAACAAAAAGACGTGTTTGCACTACTAATGTaagcaatttatttttaatctggCAATGTAAATAAtggaatatatgtacatatatacatatatatattttttttattttcttattagtCTGTGGATATCTTAGTGgctgatattaaattaatacaaacTTTGTATTATGATGCATCATTTAAGAAgtaaattgtattataataattattataattattacaacatgtatattaaattttaatataagatttttaatgtttttatagaTCAGatgaatatatcgataaagacattcttgaaattgatatatcacaatcgtcgataaaaaaagattggtCAGATATagatctaaatatatatagtgatCAAAAATCTATAACAATGCCAGCATTGGtaagataacaattatagttaaatttaaaaaacatttttttattaactcaAGTTGTGAAACGCAGATGATGGAAGAATTATTTTCCgctcttgatattattgacatagaaacaataaaatcatttatttgtgAACCTATTATCAGTCATGGAGTTCTACGACCATCTAggttgatatataaaatgtgaaaataataaatatatccatgATATAATTTCTGATTCCaatgttttatcatttttaataatagattatttattggaatcaaagaaatgtttactgtgaatataaaaaatatgacaaCCACTTCAGTTTCATATAATTGGGGTAATCCTATAGGATTAGATTGCTTTAAATTAAAACTTATTTTTTGCTGTGAAAGTGATTGCATCCCAGCAGGagttacaaaaaatatacaaatcatTTTTTGTCCTATAGAAGAggtgatttaatttaatgaatattttattacattaattataattaatctatacaatatattttatgatttttatttcaggGATATGttgaatctttttatataccaTGTTATATTGAGTATTCACcaaaagttatatttttacaagttGAATGTGAGATCAAGTCATTTTACGTTACCTTTCATATACCATATTCAGATGATACTTTAAGAACATCTGACATTTGCTTTGAATGGCATACCTCCAATATTACTATTCGGCCTAATTTATTGACGCTACAAAGCTCAATGCtaaataaagtaattatatatatatatatacatatgtatattttttttagaatattgtgtaatagaaatttttaatatatttatagactATTTCtggaaaaaatgatattattaacaatttacaAAAGTATTCTTTAGaatctttttatatgaatcaaagtatatattatgaaaaaacaGGAGAAATTGATTATGAGGAAGATGAAGCATTTAATCAATTAGTGCCTTTTGATAAAACTATATCAATATGTCATCCGGTTACAATTGAATTTTTGGAAGTACCTTTAGGAGTTGGTACACTcagatatcttttattttcctatttatattacattattattatataatggataaatttatatgagaaatatttttagttaCAAAGAAAacgtttttgataaaaaatgaaactcCTATTGCATCAAGCTTTTGGttgaaagtaaataatttttatccagTTTAtataacagaaaaagaaaaaataaagaaagatatgatacaatctatttataaaatgataataaatcagCATACAGGTAATatcagatatttatattattatatatatatttttttatcattattttcctttcacaGATGATATttggaatgaaataaaacagcCTAATTCTGGCAtacttatttacataaatcCTTTTCTAACAGAATTAACTCCGTACAAAGACGTCTTTGTAgacatatatgtattcgtTGATACATGGGGAATTTATACAGATGAATTGGAAATAAATATCCTCGGATTACCACcatatatattaagtatttGTGTGCAAGTTACAGAAACGCCTATATCATTTCCGATATGTGAAAGAACATCACTAAAAATACCAATGTGTAGGtcagtaattaattaacacaAATAAGACAGATTTTTATctgtgaaaaatatatacttttgatgaatatttaaatttttatagatttggAATTCTTTCTGCGAGTTCACAAGAAGAAgtcagaaaaatttttatgaaaaataaaagcagCGTACCATTAATGGTAAACTGGCAAATTGTTTCAATAGAAAGTTTCTCTGAAAGTTATCCTATGCCATTTAATGTCATCTTACATATGCGTACTCactttacaaataaattagCAATGGCTTTAAGAAAAttgaaggagaaaaatgaaaatgataatttattaagaaaacgtTTAGAGGTCTatgtatttcaaaataattgtCAGACGTTAAATGATTCGCAATGCACCATATCTACAGATTCAGATTCAAATTATGAATTTGATATCTTTgagtattaattttgtttcctgaataattttattcgattaaattattgATGTGTactaaaattctttttcttttttaatttagataCGAAATGTGCTCTAATGTTTTTAACGATCGATATACAAATAATGGCAGACGAATTAACAAATCTCAAAGTACAGAGTTTCAAATAGATTTGATTCCTAATAATCTTATAGATAGTACAATTTGTACAGTgagtttaaaattaattggaattaattaaatatgagaatgaattaaaaataaattttaaatgtcGTTCCTTCAAAAGATTTCTCCTGAGGAAACTTTTATACCACCCAAAGGAAAAGCATacgtcgaaataaaaatatttccaaataaatGTCCGCtatataaagatagatataaaatatcttataatGCATTGGGTTTTATACAAGTTGCTCCAATGGACGAGTaatggaaatttttttattaatattaaaaaataaaaaataatacgatatattcattttaatatccttttttttttttttttttttttttttttaatatattacagatacaagaagaaatattattgtagGCACAATAGTTTATTAACACCAATAACGATTCAAATCGAAGCACAAATTGTTTTATCACGTCTTACTTATGATATTCCTAAATTTAATAGATCGTTCACATTTTATGCAGACGATGTTATGATAAGTTCGCATCATACAATGAagtatgttatttatttattttttttttttttttttatatatatatataaaaaggattttcgataattatggattaaaattttatctgaTAAATTACAGGATTAATAAAACTtacgtattttataataaaggaGAAAGCCCGATAATTGCGAAATTTGAAGTAAATGATCCATTTACAATAGATTACATTGATAGTCAATGTAAGATGAATAATATACATGATTTTGTAAAAAGTATATGCATAGATGGATGGAATTCTATCAAAGTTAGTTAgcaaaatttttgtaaatattgcaCATTAacgaatttacatatattatttcaggTACATGTTGCTTGTTCAGTAAATGCTAAGCTAATTGAAGAGataatagaaacgaaaaaaaatataagctCACGATATCAACCAGGATTTTCAAAACGTACAAATAATTGGTTTAATACAGGACagttacgtattatatatactgaCAACAGTAGTCAGGTAATTAATatgaacaaaatataaaaatatttcttattttgcttttcaaatgatattaaaaatataaattataaaaattataggtACTGAAGttgcttttaaaaatttatttacccTTATTACGAGTTTCTCCATGTTTGAATTTTGGACATGTATGTatcggagaagaaaaaaaatttatattggatGTTGAAAATTTGTCTggtattagttttattatatcaattatttttctctctaattctctttctctctatgaatatatagataagtGATATTGCAGCTTACAAATGTAAAATTGAAATCAAAAAAACTAATCTCAATGaagattttaattatgatCCTATTATGGGAGAAATACTTGCTTGTCCTGTTAATGGCAAACATACTTTACCAATTACAGTATGTTTTAGTCCAAGGtttgtaaaatattctatattttttttttacaatacaaatataaatgtacGCATACATTAGTAATTGATTCATTAAGTAAGGAATATGATGGAAGATAATATTAGATAACTTTTGAATAGGAATATTGGACCATCAATagagatattgaaaataatgtcCACTGTACcaaattatgaagaaaaatgtatacttTGTGGTGAAGGTGTTTTAGATGAAAATTGTCAGACAAATGAAGCTCAAGAATgacgataaattttaaaaatcaaagtaAGGACGCAACTCGCGacttaatttaataaaattattttagttatactTCTTCCATAATTTGCTTAGTAAAGCATGCTATAAAAAAGCCAATACTATCCTGTTCAGGTCCCATCCTAAGTAAACATTCTGATTCATTTTCTGTTAATCCATCAATGCTATAtcctttagaaaaaaatgtttttgtttGGTCTCTAATGAAATCTAATTGATCACTAATGGAATTCAATTTTAAACATGGATATGTTTTTAGAGCCCATGAGATAATACCTTCGTTCTCAGCTATCGTAATAGTACAAGTACTATATACTAAGATTCCATTTGGTTTCAAAAGATGAAcagcctatatatatatatatacatatacatacatatatatatacatatatatatatatatatatatatatatatatatatgcatataatgaagaataattaaaataatgacaaaaaattgtaaaaattgaaTTCTTTAATTCCAACAAACTTACCGTTGAGAATAATTTCCTTTGTAAAGCCACATACGAGCGAAGTTGTACAGCagtaattttattaagaaGTTGTGGTCTTTGTCCTAATGCACTGCATGGACTATCCAATAATATACGATCAAaactatcatttttaaatggtggtccatcgttaatattcgaattatctgcatatttattataagccTTTTTTGAATTGTACCAAAAACATTTTACATTACcgcttgaaaatttattacaatttaatttaagtttTTCTGATTTGGATTTGTTTCTATCAAGAGCTATTAGAATACcctaggaaaaaaaaaaaaggataacgtAATTCATTTTCAAGCGTTAGTATTATGAATAATCACATATAAATCATGAATCTTTTACCTTTCCCTTCATAAGGGACGAAATGTGTGTACTTTTATTTCCTGGTGCTGAACACATATCAAGAATTGTTTCTCCAGGCTGTGGATTTAAAACGCGAGTACAAATAATTGATGGTAAATTTTGTAACAATGCCCATCCATCCGGtactgaaatattatttaattgtggGAGTCGAGAAATTACATCAGTCATATATATTGCAACGCCCCTAAAgcaatatgaattatattaaaattttatttatagtaattttatatactataaataaaagaattctatCAAATGGTTCTACCTTACTTGTCCGCCAttacagaaaatattttctcttgtttGCATGATAATTCCATTACCCAagaatgttttattttcattatcaactTCAGATGGTTTAAGTAATCCTTTCTTGGTACAACCAACAATATCTGCAAATACGCTTACTACATCTCCTACTTTTAAAcctaataaaaacaatattgtcattagtagAGGTCATTATTAGATTTAAAACATCTATGGAGATCTATAGAAAAATGTACCATTTGGAATTCCTAAGATTCCTGGAGCATATACATGTGAACCTCTTAATACAGCTGATCCACATGCCGCATCAACAATAACTTCCTTCGAATGCTTTGATAAATCTAATTTTATAGACTCGTCCCAACTGTGTACAGTAACTATCTCTGATAAATGGGggaatgttgttattgttggcaCACGACTTTCATACTgctgaatattattattttttttttaggaccatactattaaatagatatataaatacaaggATTTGTATTCAATGAAATAGATGGTGACTTACCTCCGATATCACGTCATTTAAATGTTCTATTACTTGTTCAGCCGTGGTCAGTAATAAATTAACTCTATAGGTAATGGTTTTTGGTGTACTACAAATCCATTCGTACAGAGCATCTAATTTTTTCTACATATAAATTCAACtggtataattttatataatttaaatgtagAAATTGGGGTGCTGTTGAAAAATTTACCTCAATCTCATTTTGTTCTATAGGAACgccattaatattaatcttcataaaatctttttccaattcattatgtatttcagatttaaatttaaaaggaaCTTTTATAATTGACATATtggattttaataattaattaatttctatttaattgtcatagat
Coding sequences within:
- the LOC124432372 gene encoding uncharacterized protein LOC124432372 — its product is MKFLPLMIEIKPRITQNHVIKKSILERRQHRMCYAIFDGTRKSTYRAELYRSVLIAKPDHACFHNFQKNILYRKTIILTNISNTSTKFQIQPISRHSKFTVRIQNKKLETNIIAPGMQLKLIISFYTEDFYEKEEIITIYVQHGRPINIKLQCIRDPPTLKRIIIPHLLSAESEINNLYSTESTTVSSSCITEYSNTIREFNKYYSNKRSLMNVVNSDMLFECGKCFVGEQVALQIRFKNIGADGKFILISEIDWYSMCIEDITDINILSLQCFAVWPAYFVLKTQEDIYIHTYFFPDSYGMHVDTFYIVTDNYSVKSFELIGDGIMYEPQTFQINSQSEGTYLSLAKIDMESVVHYDLNIQRNFLQEFEVITKKISITNTSQMYMFFRWEKCSVKVKERNEIEDEIEGENDDENFLDYFYIIPESGIFFASVDLNFNIVITIPSINFPNGHIYGLLQLYIEDIPQAAISKSHKLWTIESQTKRRVCTTNSVDILVADIKLIQTLYYDASFKKSDEYIDKDILEIDISQSSIKKDWSDIDLNIYSDQKSITMPALMMEELFSALDIIDIETIKSFICEPIISHGVLRPSRLFIGIKEMFTVNIKNMTTTSVSYNWGNPIGLDCFKLKLIFCCESDCIPAGVTKNIQIIFCPIEEGYVESFYIPCYIEYSPKVIFLQVECEIKSFYVTFHIPYSDDTLRTSDICFEWHTSNITIRPNLLTLQSSMLNKTISGKNDIINNLQKYSLESFYMNQSIYYEKTGEIDYEEDEAFNQLVPFDKTISICHPVTIEFLEVPLGVVTKKTFLIKNETPIASSFWLKVNNFYPVYITEKEKIKKDMIQSIYKMIINQHTELTPYKDVFVDIYVFVDTWGIYTDELEINILGLPPYILSICVQVTETPISFPICERTSLKIPMCRFGILSASSQEEVRKIFMKNKSSVPLMVHVACSVNAKLIEEIIETKKNISSRYQPGFSKRTNNWFNTGQLRIIYTDNSSQVLKLLLKIYLPLLRVSPCLNFGHVCIGEEKKFILDVENLSGISFIISIIFLSNSLSLYEYIDK
- the LOC124432373 gene encoding tRNA (cytosine(72)-C(5))-methyltransferase NSUN6 isoform X1, with amino-acid sequence MSIIKVPFKFKSEIHNELEKDFMKININGVPIEQNEIEKKLDALYEWICSTPKTITYRVNLLLTTAEQVIEHLNDVISEQYESRVPTITTFPHLSEIVTVHSWDESIKLDLSKHSKEVIVDAACGSAVLRGSHVYAPGILGIPNGLKVGDVVSVFADIVGCTKKGLLKPSEVDNENKTFLGNGIIMQTRENIFCNGGQVRGVAIYMTDVISRLPQLNNISVPDGWALLQNLPSIICTRVLNPQPGETILDMCSAPGNKSTHISSLMKGKGILIALDRNKSKSEKLKLNCNKFSSGNVKCFWYNSKKAYNKYADNSNINDGPPFKNDSFDRILLDSPCSALGQRPQLLNKITAVQLRSYVALQRKLFSTAVHLLKPNGILVYSTCTITIAENEGIISWALKTYPCLKLNSISDQLDFIRDQTKTFFSKGYSIDGLTENESECLLRMGPEQDSIGFFIACFTKQIMEEV
- the LOC124432373 gene encoding tRNA (cytosine(72)-C(5))-methyltransferase NSUN6 isoform X2 encodes the protein MSIIKVPFKFKSEIHNELEKDFMKININGVPIEQNEIEKKLDALYEWICSTPKTITYRVNLLLTTAEQVIEHLNDVISEYESRVPTITTFPHLSEIVTVHSWDESIKLDLSKHSKEVIVDAACGSAVLRGSHVYAPGILGIPNGLKVGDVVSVFADIVGCTKKGLLKPSEVDNENKTFLGNGIIMQTRENIFCNGGQVRGVAIYMTDVISRLPQLNNISVPDGWALLQNLPSIICTRVLNPQPGETILDMCSAPGNKSTHISSLMKGKGILIALDRNKSKSEKLKLNCNKFSSGNVKCFWYNSKKAYNKYADNSNINDGPPFKNDSFDRILLDSPCSALGQRPQLLNKITAVQLRSYVALQRKLFSTAVHLLKPNGILVYSTCTITIAENEGIISWALKTYPCLKLNSISDQLDFIRDQTKTFFSKGYSIDGLTENESECLLRMGPEQDSIGFFIACFTKQIMEEV
- the LOC124432373 gene encoding tRNA (cytosine(72)-C(5))-methyltransferase NSUN6 isoform X3, whose amino-acid sequence is MSIIKVPFKFKSEIHNELEKDFMKININGVPIEQNEIEKKLDALYEWICSTPKTITYRVNLLLTTAEQVIEHLNDVISEQYESRVPTITTFPHLSEIVTVHSWDESIKLDLSKHSKEVIVDAACGSAVLRGSHVYAPGILGIPNGLKVGDVVSVFADIVGCTKKGLLKPSEVDNENKTFLGNGIIMQTRENIFCNGGQVRGVAIYMTDVISRLPQLNNISVPDGWALLQNLPSIICTRVLNPQPGETILDMCSAPGNKSTHISSLMKGKGILIALDRNKSKSEKLKLNCNKFSSGNVKCFWYNSKKAYNKYADNSNINDGPPFKNDSFDRILLDSPCSALGQRPQLLNKITAVQLRSYVALQRKLFSTYIVLVLLR